From one Verrucomicrobiota bacterium genomic stretch:
- a CDS encoding DUF1844 domain-containing protein — translation MASESESESLSEFSRFVIAHTQNTGLALGQIPHPTTGETAVNLRMARRMIDQLAMLREKTANNLDAPETQVLALGLDNLEKLYSQVEQSQARPAEEPALLTEQEEEEL, via the coding sequence ATGGCATCTGAAAGCGAGTCCGAGAGCTTGAGCGAATTTTCCCGCTTTGTGATCGCCCACACCCAAAACACGGGCTTGGCGCTCGGGCAAATCCCCCACCCCACGACCGGGGAAACCGCCGTCAACCTGCGGATGGCGCGGCGGATGATCGACCAACTCGCCATGCTGCGAGAAAAAACCGCCAACAACCTCGACGCCCCCGAAACGCAAGTCCTCGCCCTGGGCCTGGACAATCTCGAAAAGCTCTATTCCCAGGTCGAACAGTCGCAAGCCAGGCCGGCCGAGGAGCCAGCCCTCCTCACCGAGCAAGAGGAGGAA
- a CDS encoding UDP-2,3-diacylglucosamine diphosphatase, which yields MAKSKLDFKTVFLSDVHLGTRDSKAAELTKFLKHVHCEKLVLNGDIVDGWQLRRKPFWLDEHTKLVRHILKMMEKKNTEVVYLRGNHDDVLTRFLPILIDKFSLVSEHLHQTARGNYLVVHGDGFDNVTTDHKWVAHLGHLGYAWLLRFNRLYNRWRAWRGQEYFSLSKKVKAKVKSAVSFIGRYETQLQELAKHRGCIGIICGHIHTPENKMIGDIHYLNSGDWVESLTAVVEHWDGRFEVLSYQQFLLQAAASSPAESSQEAPLEDAA from the coding sequence GTGGCCAAGTCGAAACTCGATTTCAAAACCGTCTTTCTCTCCGACGTGCATCTCGGCACGCGCGACTCGAAGGCCGCCGAGCTGACGAAGTTCCTCAAGCACGTCCACTGTGAAAAGCTCGTCCTCAATGGAGACATCGTGGATGGCTGGCAACTGCGTCGCAAACCGTTCTGGCTGGACGAGCACACCAAGCTCGTCCGTCACATCCTCAAAATGATGGAGAAGAAAAACACGGAAGTGGTCTACCTCCGCGGCAACCACGACGACGTCCTGACCCGCTTCCTCCCCATCTTGATCGACAAATTTTCTCTCGTGAGCGAGCACCTCCACCAGACGGCCCGTGGGAACTACTTGGTGGTCCACGGGGATGGCTTTGACAACGTGACGACCGATCACAAGTGGGTGGCCCATCTCGGCCACCTCGGCTACGCCTGGCTCCTCCGCTTCAATCGCCTCTACAACCGCTGGCGCGCTTGGCGGGGCCAAGAATACTTCTCCCTCAGCAAAAAGGTCAAAGCCAAGGTCAAATCGGCCGTCAGCTTCATCGGTCGCTACGAAACGCAGCTCCAGGAGCTGGCCAAGCACCGCGGGTGCATCGGGATCATCTGTGGTCACATCCACACCCCCGAAAACAAAATGATCGGAGACATCCACTACCTGAACTCCGGGGACTGGGTCGAATCCCTCACGGCGGTGGTCGAGCACTGGGATGGTCGCTTCGAAGTCCTCAGCTACCAGCAATTCCTGCTTCAGGCAGCCGCCTCCAGCCCAGCGGAGTCATCGCAAGAGGCCCCGCTGGAAGACGCTGCCTAA
- a CDS encoding Minf_1886 family protein, with protein MQQSTFEEAVRSVSQSDPRYAEEAYLFLRDALDFTLREVKGGEVAEDRHVSGPELLEGFRRYALDEFGPLARTVLEDWGLTECAQVGDLVFNLIEIGAFGKTQSDKREDFRGDYTFEAAFTAPFLPAAASRKDPDARPGRQPEHPVEGGEG; from the coding sequence ATGCAACAAAGCACCTTTGAGGAAGCCGTCCGCTCGGTCAGCCAATCGGACCCACGCTACGCCGAAGAGGCTTACTTGTTTTTGCGAGACGCGCTCGATTTCACCCTGCGGGAGGTCAAGGGCGGTGAAGTGGCGGAAGACCGTCATGTCTCGGGTCCCGAGCTGTTGGAAGGCTTTCGACGCTACGCGCTGGATGAGTTTGGCCCGCTCGCCAGGACCGTTCTGGAAGACTGGGGGCTGACGGAGTGCGCGCAGGTGGGCGACTTGGTCTTCAATCTCATTGAGATCGGGGCCTTTGGGAAAACCCAATCGGATAAGAGGGAAGACTTCCGCGGGGACTACACCTTCGAGGCAGCGTTCACCGCACCCTTCTTGCCCGCAGCCGCTTCTCGCAAAGATCCCGATGCTCGACCCGGCAGACAACCCGAGCACCCGGTCGAAGGCGGGGAAGGCTGA